One part of the Mesorhizobium sp. M4B.F.Ca.ET.058.02.1.1 genome encodes these proteins:
- a CDS encoding SRPBCC family protein, with amino-acid sequence MSDNTFVYVTYIRTTPEKLWTALTDPEFNRQFFLCSYQESDWKVGSSWKLIFPDGSIADSGEILEIDPPRRLVIKWRNEWLPEVREDGYTRCTFAIEQDGELTKLAVTHEADGPHRLIENVAKGWPLVLASLKSLLETGKGFDRPPSKAA; translated from the coding sequence GTGAGCGACAACACCTTCGTCTATGTCACCTATATCCGCACCACGCCTGAAAAGCTTTGGACGGCGCTAACCGACCCGGAGTTCAACCGGCAGTTCTTCCTCTGCTCCTATCAGGAGAGCGACTGGAAGGTGGGCTCAAGCTGGAAGCTGATCTTCCCCGACGGAAGCATTGCCGACTCGGGCGAGATACTGGAGATCGACCCGCCCAGGCGCCTGGTCATCAAATGGCGCAACGAATGGCTGCCCGAGGTGAGGGAAGACGGCTATACGCGCTGCACCTTCGCAATCGAGCAGGATGGCGAACTGACGAAGCTCGCCGTCACCCACGAGGCCGACGGCCCGCACCGGCTGATCGAAAATGTCGCCAAGGGCTGGCCGCTGGTTCTGGCCAGCCTGAAGAGCCTGCTCGAGACCGGCAAGGGTTTTGACCGCCCGCCGTCGAAGGCGGCCTGA
- a CDS encoding metalloregulator ArsR/SmtB family transcription factor — MSMDAVFRALADPTRRQLLDSLHARNGQTLNALCERMEMTRQAVTKHLAILEEANLVTTVRRGREKEHYLNPVPINEIAERWIGKFERHRLDALSDLKKRLEREEP; from the coding sequence ATGAGCATGGATGCCGTCTTTCGCGCCTTGGCCGACCCGACCCGCCGGCAATTGCTGGACAGCCTCCATGCAAGGAACGGGCAGACGCTGAACGCGCTCTGCGAGCGGATGGAGATGACGCGCCAGGCGGTGACCAAGCACCTGGCGATCCTGGAAGAGGCCAACCTCGTCACCACCGTCCGCCGGGGCCGAGAGAAGGAACACTACCTCAACCCGGTTCCGATCAACGAGATCGCCGAGCGCTGGATCGGCAAGTTCGAGCGCCATCGGCTGGATGCATTGAGCGACCTGAAGAAACGACTGGAAAGGGAAGAGCCGTGA
- a CDS encoding GNAT family N-acetyltransferase, with protein MTEPCRVLYASEPALDVAEFRRVLVESGLGETRPVDDEARLKTMLGNANLVLTARLDSEGKPLVGVARGVTDFSWVCYISELAVSRSAQGLGIGKGLMDEARRQLGPAVAISLISMPNAVGFYERIGMRRMPDAFWFSRKG; from the coding sequence ATGACGGAACCATGCCGCGTCCTCTATGCCAGCGAGCCGGCGCTCGACGTCGCCGAGTTCCGCCGTGTGCTGGTGGAATCTGGCCTCGGCGAGACGCGCCCCGTCGACGACGAGGCCCGGCTGAAGACCATGCTCGGCAACGCCAACCTGGTGCTGACGGCGCGGCTCGACAGCGAGGGCAAGCCGCTTGTCGGTGTAGCGCGCGGCGTCACCGACTTCTCCTGGGTCTGCTACATTTCCGAGCTTGCCGTTTCCCGATCGGCGCAAGGGCTCGGCATCGGCAAGGGGCTGATGGACGAGGCCCGCCGCCAGCTCGGTCCCGCCGTCGCCATCAGCTTGATCTCGATGCCCAACGCGGTCGGCTTCTACGAGCGCATCGGCATGAGGCGCATGCCCGACGCTTTCTGGTTCTCCCGCAAGGGCTGA
- the leuD gene encoding 3-isopropylmalate dehydratase small subunit yields MDKFTKLTGVAAPMPIVNIDTDMIIPKDYLKTIKRTGLGTGLFAEMRYKEDGSENPDFVLNKPAYRKAQILVAGDNFGCGSSREHAPWALLDFGIRCVISTSFADIFYNNCFKNGILPITVSPEDLDKLMDDASRGSNATLSVDLEAKEIRGPDGGVVTFDLDDFKRHCLLNGLDDIGLTMEKAGAIDSFEQKNAAQRPWA; encoded by the coding sequence ATGGACAAATTCACCAAGCTGACCGGCGTCGCCGCGCCGATGCCGATCGTCAACATCGACACCGACATGATCATCCCCAAGGATTATCTGAAGACGATCAAGCGCACCGGACTCGGCACCGGCCTGTTCGCCGAGATGCGCTACAAGGAGGACGGCTCGGAGAACCCCGACTTCGTGCTCAACAAGCCGGCCTATCGCAAGGCGCAGATCCTGGTCGCCGGCGACAATTTCGGCTGCGGCTCGAGCCGCGAGCACGCGCCGTGGGCGCTGCTCGATTTCGGCATCCGCTGCGTCATCTCGACCTCGTTCGCCGACATCTTCTACAACAACTGCTTCAAGAACGGCATCCTGCCGATCACCGTCAGCCCGGAAGACCTGGACAAGCTGATGGACGACGCCTCGCGCGGCTCCAACGCCACGCTGTCGGTCGATCTCGAGGCCAAGGAAATCCGCGGGCCGGATGGCGGCGTGGTCACGTTCGACCTCGACGACTTCAAGCGCCACTGCCTGCTCAATGGGCTGGACGACATCGGCCTGACCATGGAGAAGGCCGGCGCCATCGACTCGTTCGAACAGAAGAACGCCGCGCAGCGCCCGTGGGCCTGA
- a CDS encoding RidA family protein, whose product MRTLISTGSPFEKTAGYSRAVVQGDWCFVSGTTGYDYATMTMPDTVEAQTRNCLATIAKALADGGFEMADVVRAHYYITDQAYVDVVFPILGEAFGDIRPAATMIVCQLNKPEMKIEIEATALRRTA is encoded by the coding sequence ATGCGCACACTCATCTCCACCGGCTCGCCCTTCGAGAAAACCGCCGGCTATTCGCGCGCGGTGGTGCAGGGCGACTGGTGCTTCGTCTCCGGCACGACCGGTTACGACTATGCCACCATGACCATGCCCGACACGGTCGAGGCGCAGACGCGCAATTGCCTCGCGACCATTGCCAAGGCCTTGGCCGACGGCGGCTTCGAGATGGCCGATGTGGTGCGGGCGCATTACTACATCACCGACCAGGCCTATGTTGACGTGGTGTTCCCGATCCTCGGCGAGGCGTTCGGTGATATTCGGCCGGCGGCGACGATGATCGTCTGCCAGCTCAACAAGCCGGAAATGAAGATCGAGATCGAGGCGACGGCGCTCCGGCGCACGGCCTGA
- a CDS encoding VOC family protein, whose protein sequence is MVKVKRIVANIATQDTLAAQHFYQDVLGLDVLMDQGWIVTCGSAETMTVQISFMTEGGSGTPVPDLSIEVDDVDEALAAMRKAGFAIEYGPADEPWGVRRFYVRDPFGRLVNVLSHR, encoded by the coding sequence ATGGTAAAGGTCAAGCGCATCGTCGCCAACATCGCCACGCAGGACACCCTCGCGGCGCAGCATTTCTATCAGGACGTGCTCGGGCTTGATGTGCTGATGGACCAAGGCTGGATCGTCACCTGCGGCTCGGCCGAGACGATGACGGTGCAGATCAGCTTCATGACCGAGGGCGGCTCCGGCACCCCGGTGCCTGATCTTTCGATCGAGGTCGACGACGTCGACGAGGCGCTTGCGGCCATGCGCAAGGCCGGCTTCGCCATCGAATACGGCCCGGCCGACGAGCCCTGGGGCGTGCGGCGCTTCTATGTGCGCGACCCGTTCGGCCGGCTGGTGAATGTCCTTTCGCACCGGTGA
- the leuB gene encoding 3-isopropylmalate dehydrogenase, with product MASKNLLLLAGDGIGPEAMAEVKKLIAAMNEKLGSGFATDEGLVGGSAYDAHGAAISDADMEKAMAADAVLFGAVGGPKWDKVPYEVRPEAGLLRLRKDMELFANLRPAICYPALAASSSLKQEVVEGLDILIVRELTGGVYFGEPKQIIDLGNGQKRGIDTQVYDTFEIERISGVAFELARTRRNQVTSMEKRNVMKSGVLWNEVVSQTHAASYSDVKLDHMLADAGGMQLVRWPKQFDVIVTDNLFGDMLSDIAAMLTGSIGMLPSASLGAPDVKTKKRKALYEPVHGSAPDIAGKGIANPIAMIASFAMCLRYSFGMVAEADKLEAAIAAVLEDGLRTKDIFSDGMKEVGTIEMGDAIIAKFLG from the coding sequence ATGGCTTCGAAAAATCTCCTCCTGCTCGCCGGCGACGGCATCGGCCCCGAGGCCATGGCCGAGGTGAAGAAGCTGATCGCGGCCATGAATGAAAAACTCGGCAGCGGTTTTGCCACCGATGAGGGGCTGGTCGGCGGTAGCGCCTACGACGCGCATGGCGCGGCGATCTCCGATGCCGACATGGAAAAGGCGATGGCGGCGGATGCCGTGCTGTTCGGCGCGGTTGGCGGGCCGAAGTGGGACAAGGTGCCTTACGAGGTGCGTCCCGAGGCCGGGCTGCTCCGCCTGCGCAAGGACATGGAGCTGTTCGCCAATCTCCGTCCGGCGATCTGCTACCCGGCGCTCGCCGCATCCTCCTCGCTCAAGCAGGAGGTGGTCGAGGGCCTCGACATATTGATCGTGCGCGAGCTGACCGGCGGCGTCTATTTCGGCGAGCCGAAGCAGATCATCGATCTCGGCAACGGCCAGAAGCGCGGCATCGACACGCAGGTCTACGACACGTTCGAGATCGAGCGCATCTCGGGCGTCGCCTTCGAGCTGGCGCGCACGCGCCGCAACCAGGTCACTTCGATGGAAAAGCGCAACGTCATGAAGTCGGGCGTGCTGTGGAACGAGGTTGTCAGCCAGACCCACGCGGCCAGCTACAGCGACGTCAAGCTCGATCACATGCTGGCCGATGCCGGCGGCATGCAGCTGGTGCGCTGGCCGAAGCAGTTCGACGTCATCGTCACCGACAATCTGTTCGGCGACATGCTGTCCGACATCGCCGCCATGCTCACCGGCTCGATCGGCATGCTGCCGTCGGCCTCGCTCGGCGCGCCGGATGTGAAGACCAAGAAGCGCAAGGCGCTCTACGAGCCGGTGCACGGCTCGGCGCCCGACATCGCCGGCAAGGGCATCGCCAACCCGATCGCCATGATCGCGTCCTTCGCCATGTGCCTGCGCTATTCCTTCGGCATGGTGGCCGAGGCCGACAAGCTGGAAGCGGCGATCGCCGCCGTGCTCGAAGACGGCCTGCGCACCAAGGACATCTTCTCCGACGGCATGAAGGAAGTCGGCACCATTGAAATGGGCGACGCCATCATCGCCAAGTTCCTTGGATGA
- a CDS encoding DUF805 domain-containing protein: MRGEVLHYDEQQGFGFITGADGKRYSFAREDLRREMALARGAEVEFQPNGDRASSIFSVRARMTGPAEPATPTAASPRPLPGSAPAVPNHFGRNAENGTIGSSGLWDYFWRGLTTNYVDFSGRARRKEFWGFCLFWTIGLAVIVGVGLSVDLGSGIEQGDDLPIVMICLVVLYILLTFLPWVALLVRRLHDLGLTGWLAILCFLPYIGWLATLVFGLIPTQAGDNKWGPMPVGVRF, translated from the coding sequence ATGCGCGGCGAGGTTCTGCACTATGACGAGCAGCAAGGCTTCGGCTTCATAACCGGCGCCGACGGCAAGCGTTACAGCTTCGCGCGCGAGGATCTGCGCCGCGAGATGGCGTTGGCCAGGGGCGCCGAGGTCGAATTCCAGCCGAATGGCGACCGGGCAAGCAGCATATTTTCGGTCCGCGCCCGCATGACCGGTCCGGCAGAGCCCGCCACCCCGACCGCGGCGTCTCCTCGCCCCTTGCCGGGCAGCGCGCCTGCGGTGCCCAACCATTTCGGCCGCAACGCCGAAAATGGAACGATCGGATCGAGTGGCCTGTGGGACTATTTCTGGCGCGGCCTGACGACCAATTACGTCGATTTCTCCGGCCGCGCCCGGCGCAAGGAGTTCTGGGGTTTTTGCCTTTTCTGGACGATCGGCCTCGCCGTCATTGTCGGCGTCGGCCTCTCTGTGGATTTGGGAAGCGGCATCGAACAGGGCGACGACCTGCCGATCGTCATGATCTGCCTTGTCGTTCTCTACATCCTGCTGACCTTCCTGCCGTGGGTCGCGCTGCTCGTGCGCCGTCTGCACGATCTCGGCCTGACCGGCTGGCTCGCGATCCTCTGCTTCCTGCCCTATATCGGCTGGCTCGCGACGCTCGTCTTCGGGCTGATCCCGACCCAGGCCGGCGACAACAAATGGGGACCGATGCCGGTCGGCGTCAGGTTCTAG
- a CDS encoding DEAD/DEAH box helicase, with translation MSSFETIVPALAEALEKRGYAALTPVQQAVLAPELRAADALVSAQTGSGKTVAFGLALAPTLLGGAARFTDAGAPLGLVVAPTRELALQVRRELEWLYELTGAQIASCVGGMDMRSERRALERGAHIVVGTPGRLRDHITRGALDMSALKAVVLDEADEMLDLGFREDLEFILDAAPAERRTLMFSATVPRSIATLAKNYQRDAVRISAGGEAKQHLDIEYRALSVAPADRENAIINVLRYYEATNAMVFCNTRAAVNHLTARFNNRNFAVVALSGELSQNERSHALQAMRDGRARVCIATDVAARGIDLPNLDLVVHADLPSNPETLLHRSGRTGRAGRKGVSALIVPNNARRRTERLLHNAGLTASWASPPSADEVLRRDDERILADPAFGEPVSEEERGFVETLLDRHGAELVAAAFVRLCRGSRSAPEDLLDVAPFTPSAERPARRDETPSRRDDFGDSVWFSLSVGRRQNAEPRWLIPMLCRTGSISKREIGAIKMQPEETFVQIAADWADRFLAAIGPDRKLQNNIAVRRLDGTPDLSRAGYQPPKPDKKPHRGKRPFDQNAPQFEKRAPGEHRPAGVDSKPWAKKPGKPKFDKSKLDRPKFDKPVKHKKPKKRPA, from the coding sequence ATGTCCAGTTTCGAAACGATCGTGCCTGCGCTTGCAGAGGCGCTGGAAAAACGCGGCTATGCCGCGCTGACGCCGGTGCAGCAGGCGGTGCTGGCGCCCGAGCTTCGCGCGGCCGACGCGTTGGTCTCGGCCCAGACCGGCTCCGGCAAGACGGTCGCCTTCGGCCTTGCCTTGGCCCCGACCCTGCTTGGCGGCGCGGCGCGTTTCACCGATGCCGGCGCGCCGCTCGGCCTGGTGGTGGCGCCGACGCGCGAGCTGGCGCTGCAGGTGCGGCGCGAGCTGGAATGGCTCTATGAGCTGACCGGCGCGCAGATAGCCTCCTGCGTCGGCGGCATGGACATGCGCAGCGAGCGGCGGGCGCTGGAGCGCGGCGCCCATATCGTCGTCGGCACACCGGGCCGGCTGCGCGACCACATTACGCGCGGCGCGCTCGACATGTCGGCGCTCAAGGCCGTGGTGCTGGACGAGGCCGACGAGATGCTCGATCTCGGCTTTCGCGAGGACCTCGAATTCATCCTCGACGCCGCGCCCGCCGAGCGCCGCACCTTGATGTTTTCCGCCACCGTGCCGCGCTCGATCGCCACGCTGGCGAAGAACTACCAGCGCGATGCCGTGCGCATTTCCGCCGGCGGCGAGGCAAAGCAGCATCTCGACATCGAATACCGGGCGCTCTCCGTGGCACCCGCCGACCGCGAGAACGCCATCATCAACGTGCTGCGCTATTACGAGGCGACCAACGCCATGGTGTTCTGCAACACCCGCGCCGCCGTCAACCATCTCACCGCGCGCTTCAATAACCGAAATTTCGCCGTCGTGGCATTGTCCGGCGAGCTCAGCCAGAACGAGCGCAGCCACGCGCTGCAGGCGATGCGCGACGGCCGTGCCAGGGTCTGCATCGCCACCGACGTGGCGGCGCGCGGCATCGACCTGCCCAATCTCGACCTGGTCGTCCATGCCGACCTGCCGTCCAACCCGGAAACGCTGCTCCACCGCAGCGGCCGCACCGGCCGTGCCGGGCGGAAAGGCGTCAGCGCGCTGATCGTGCCGAACAATGCCCGCAGGCGCACCGAGCGCCTGCTCCACAATGCCGGCCTGACCGCGTCCTGGGCGAGCCCGCCCTCGGCTGACGAGGTGCTGCGCCGCGACGACGAGCGTATCCTCGCCGACCCTGCCTTCGGTGAGCCGGTGAGCGAGGAAGAACGCGGTTTCGTCGAAACCTTGCTCGACCGCCACGGCGCCGAGCTTGTCGCCGCCGCCTTCGTCCGGCTCTGCCGCGGCAGCCGCTCGGCGCCGGAAGACCTGCTCGACGTCGCGCCCTTCACGCCGTCAGCCGAAAGGCCCGCGCGACGCGACGAGACGCCCAGCCGCCGCGACGATTTCGGCGACAGCGTCTGGTTCTCGCTGTCGGTCGGCCGCCGGCAGAATGCCGAGCCGCGCTGGCTGATCCCCATGCTGTGCCGTACCGGCAGCATCAGCAAGCGCGAGATCGGCGCCATCAAGATGCAGCCGGAAGAGACCTTCGTGCAGATCGCCGCCGACTGGGCCGACCGGTTCCTCGCCGCTATCGGCCCCGACCGCAAATTGCAGAACAACATCGCGGTGAGACGGCTGGACGGCACGCCCGACCTGTCGCGGGCCGGCTACCAGCCGCCGAAACCCGACAAGAAGCCGCATCGCGGCAAGCGGCCCTTCGACCAGAACGCGCCCCAATTCGAAAAGCGCGCGCCGGGCGAGCACCGGCCCGCCGGCGTGGATTCAAAACCCTGGGCGAAGAAGCCCGGCAAGCCGAAATTCGACAAATCAAAACTCGACCGGCCGAAATTCGACAAGCCGGTAAAGCACAAGAAGCCGAAGAAGCGGCCGGCGTAG
- a CDS encoding aspartate-semialdehyde dehydrogenase: MSFKVAVVGATGNVGREMLNILDERGFPVSEVVALASRRSQGTEVSFGDRTLKVKALDTYDFSDTDICVMSAGGNVSKEWSPKIGKQGCVVIDNSSAFRYDPDVPLIVPEVNPDAVELFSRKNIIANPNCSTAQLVVALKPLHDAATIKRVVVATYQSVSGAGKEGMDELFTQTRAVFVADQVDVKKFTKRIAFNVIPHIDVFLDDGFTKEEWKMVAETKKMLDPKIKLTATCVRVPVFIGHSEAVNIEFEKPITADEARELLREAPGCQVLDKRENGGYITPLESAGEDATFISRIREDSTVDNGLSMWVVSDNLRKGAALNAVQIAELLVERGLIQPKKKAA; encoded by the coding sequence ATGAGTTTCAAGGTTGCGGTAGTCGGCGCCACGGGCAATGTGGGCCGCGAAATGCTCAACATTCTGGATGAGCGCGGCTTTCCGGTAAGCGAAGTGGTGGCGCTGGCCTCGCGGCGCAGCCAGGGCACCGAAGTGTCCTTCGGCGACCGCACGCTGAAGGTCAAGGCGCTCGACACCTATGACTTTTCCGACACCGACATCTGTGTCATGTCGGCCGGCGGCAACGTCTCCAAGGAATGGTCGCCGAAGATCGGCAAGCAGGGCTGCGTCGTCATCGATAATTCGTCCGCCTTCCGCTATGACCCGGACGTGCCGCTGATCGTGCCGGAAGTGAACCCGGACGCGGTGGAACTGTTCTCGCGCAAGAACATCATCGCCAACCCGAACTGCTCGACGGCGCAGCTGGTCGTGGCGCTGAAGCCGCTGCATGACGCGGCGACCATCAAGCGCGTCGTTGTCGCCACTTACCAGTCGGTCTCCGGCGCCGGCAAGGAAGGCATGGACGAGCTGTTCACCCAGACCCGCGCCGTCTTCGTCGCCGACCAGGTCGACGTCAAGAAGTTCACCAAGCGCATCGCCTTCAACGTCATTCCGCATATCGACGTCTTCCTCGACGACGGCTTCACCAAGGAAGAGTGGAAGATGGTGGCCGAGACCAAGAAGATGCTCGACCCCAAGATCAAGTTGACGGCGACCTGCGTGCGCGTGCCGGTGTTCATCGGCCACTCGGAAGCGGTCAACATCGAGTTCGAAAAGCCGATCACGGCCGACGAGGCGCGCGAGCTCCTGCGCGAGGCGCCGGGCTGCCAGGTCTTGGACAAGCGCGAGAACGGCGGCTACATCACGCCGCTCGAATCGGCCGGCGAGGACGCCACCTTCATCTCGCGCATCCGCGAGGATTCGACCGTCGACAACGGCCTGTCGATGTGGGTCGTCTCCGACAATCTGCGCAAGGGCGCGGCGCTGAACGCGGTGCAGATCGCCGAACTTCTGGTCGAGCGGGGCCTGATCCAGCCGAAGAAGAAGGCGGCATAA
- a CDS encoding ACT domain-containing protein, with protein sequence MTGETDLQKLLASMTPRLLPDVHVFATLAPGATMPDGLDPVMSFREQEGLTLIVKEDQSRAVGIDGIFRCRMITLNIHSSLEAVGFLAAITTRLAGAGMGVNPVSAFYHDHLFVPADRAEEAMAMLMELAEQNRL encoded by the coding sequence ATGACCGGCGAAACCGATCTGCAAAAATTGTTGGCGTCGATGACGCCGCGACTGCTTCCCGATGTCCACGTCTTCGCGACGCTGGCGCCGGGCGCGACCATGCCGGATGGCCTCGATCCGGTCATGAGCTTTCGCGAGCAGGAAGGCCTTACGCTGATCGTGAAGGAGGACCAGTCGAGAGCGGTCGGCATCGACGGCATCTTCCGCTGCCGGATGATCACGCTGAACATCCACTCCTCGCTGGAAGCCGTCGGATTCCTCGCCGCCATCACCACGCGGTTGGCAGGGGCTGGCATGGGCGTCAATCCGGTCTCGGCCTTTTACCACGACCATCTGTTCGTCCCGGCGGATCGGGCCGAGGAAGCGATGGCGATGTTGATGGAATTGGCGGAGCAAAATCGGTTGTGA
- a CDS encoding bestrophin family ion channel → MIVRPRPRFLHLFFIMRGSVVPRILPQIFGFAAYGALVVLVIKALKLDFGNAGTAPFALLGVALSIYLGFRNNAAYDRWWEARKLWGQLVFDIRNLARASTGLIEDRAELRGLLMDAIAFCHFLRGLLRRVDATAEARGFIGDEAEAVVKAVNSPDALVRRMGARIAALRKSGALDAVGYRILDERLSEIAAAQAGCERIAGTPLPFAYTLLLQRTAYVFCLLLPFGLVAPAGWATPLFTALIAYTFFGLDALSEELEDPFGTQPNDLALDGLCRVCEISVFEALGEPAPKMIPAERFYFS, encoded by the coding sequence ATGATCGTCCGCCCGCGTCCGCGCTTCCTGCATCTGTTCTTCATCATGCGCGGCTCGGTGGTGCCGCGCATCCTGCCGCAGATCTTCGGTTTTGCCGCCTATGGCGCGCTGGTGGTATTGGTCATCAAAGCTCTCAAGCTCGACTTCGGCAATGCCGGCACGGCACCCTTCGCCCTGCTCGGCGTGGCGCTGTCGATCTATCTCGGCTTCCGCAACAACGCCGCCTATGACCGCTGGTGGGAGGCGCGCAAGCTGTGGGGCCAGCTCGTCTTCGACATCCGCAACCTGGCGCGCGCCTCGACCGGCCTTATCGAGGACCGGGCCGAATTGCGCGGCCTGTTGATGGATGCGATCGCGTTTTGCCATTTCCTGCGCGGCCTGCTCAGGCGGGTGGATGCTACGGCGGAAGCGCGCGGCTTCATCGGCGATGAGGCCGAAGCCGTGGTGAAGGCCGTCAACTCTCCCGATGCCCTGGTACGCAGGATGGGCGCGCGCATCGCGGCGCTGCGCAAGTCCGGGGCGCTCGATGCGGTCGGCTACCGTATCCTCGACGAGCGCCTGTCGGAGATCGCCGCCGCGCAGGCCGGCTGCGAGCGCATCGCCGGAACGCCGTTGCCTTTTGCCTACACGCTGCTGCTGCAGCGAACGGCCTACGTCTTCTGCCTGCTGCTGCCGTTCGGGCTGGTCGCGCCAGCCGGCTGGGCAACGCCGCTGTTCACGGCGCTGATCGCCTATACCTTCTTCGGCCTCGACGCGCTCTCGGAAGAGCTCGAGGATCCGTTCGGCACCCAGCCCAACGACCTTGCGCTGGATGGGCTTTGCCGCGTCTGCGAGATCTCGGTGTTCGAGGCGCTCGGCGAACCGGCGCCGAAGATGATCCCGGCCGAACGGTTCTATTTCTCCTGA
- a CDS encoding metalloregulator ArsR/SmtB family transcription factor: MTDSLSLTLAALADPTRRAILARLALGEASVTQLAEPFAMSFPAVSKHLKVLERAGLVARGRDAQFRPRRLQPEPLREIDEWLETYRVLWDARFDRLETYLQALQAGDPGAGKS; encoded by the coding sequence ATGACGGATAGCCTCAGTCTGACCCTCGCCGCGCTTGCCGACCCGACCCGGCGCGCCATCCTGGCGCGGCTGGCGCTCGGCGAGGCCTCCGTCACGCAGCTGGCGGAGCCGTTTGCCATGAGCTTTCCGGCGGTGTCGAAGCACCTCAAGGTGCTTGAGCGCGCCGGCCTGGTGGCGCGCGGCCGCGACGCGCAGTTTCGGCCGCGCCGCCTGCAACCGGAACCATTGCGCGAGATCGACGAATGGCTGGAGACCTACCGCGTGCTATGGGACGCGCGCTTCGACCGGCTGGAAACCTATCTGCAAGCCTTGCAGGCGGGTGATCCCGGCGCAGGTAAAAGCTAA
- a CDS encoding SRPBCC domain-containing protein: MTDQTIDTPSDDPVIIITRTFDAPRALMFKLFTDPYHLVRFWGPEGSTYPVCEMDVRPGGQFRLTMRFADGSEYPTNSVYLEIAPPERIIYRDAPLDRSQWQDTLPPPNMVTTILFEDAGGKTRIVANIRANSVAARDMAVKMGFGQMVMASYARLEAYLKTL; this comes from the coding sequence ATGACAGATCAGACCATCGACACGCCATCCGACGACCCGGTCATCATCATCACCCGGACCTTCGATGCGCCACGCGCGCTGATGTTCAAGCTTTTCACCGATCCATATCACCTGGTGCGATTCTGGGGACCGGAAGGCTCAACCTATCCGGTCTGCGAGATGGATGTACGGCCTGGAGGGCAATTCCGTCTGACCATGCGCTTCGCCGACGGCAGTGAATACCCAACCAACAGCGTCTATCTCGAAATCGCTCCGCCGGAGCGGATCATCTATCGCGACGCCCCGCTCGATCGCAGTCAGTGGCAGGATACCCTGCCGCCGCCCAACATGGTGACGACAATCCTGTTCGAGGATGCCGGCGGCAAGACGCGGATCGTCGCCAACATCCGCGCCAACTCGGTTGCCGCCCGCGACATGGCGGTGAAGATGGGCTTCGGCCAGATGGTCATGGCGAGCTACGCGCGGCTGGAAGCCTATCTCAAGACACTCTGA
- a CDS encoding DoxX family protein, with the protein MSIAQTAPVSSGALWTGRVLSALIVLFMIFDGAIKLPPLDIVTQTMVQLGWPADPNAARMLGIIGLISTALYALPRTSVLGAILLTAYMGGAIATKVRLDSPLFSHTLFGVYLGIILWAGLFLRDPRLRALIPFAR; encoded by the coding sequence ATGAGCATTGCTCAAACCGCGCCCGTGTCGTCGGGTGCCCTGTGGACCGGTCGCGTGCTCAGCGCGCTCATCGTGCTGTTCATGATCTTCGACGGCGCCATCAAACTGCCGCCGCTCGACATCGTCACCCAGACGATGGTGCAACTCGGCTGGCCGGCCGATCCCAACGCCGCGCGTATGCTCGGCATCATCGGGCTGATCTCCACCGCGCTCTACGCACTGCCGCGCACCTCGGTGCTCGGCGCCATCCTGCTCACTGCCTATATGGGCGGCGCCATCGCCACCAAAGTGCGGCTCGACAGCCCGCTGTTCTCGCACACGCTGTTCGGCGTCTATCTCGGCATCATTCTGTGGGCCGGCCTGTTCCTGCGTGACCCCAGGCTGCGCGCGCTGATCCCGTTTGCCCGCTAA
- a CDS encoding SRPBCC family protein has translation MFTTILTILIVAIAAVLIYAATRPNDFVVSRSAIIKAPPEAIYPLINDFTRWPEWSPYEKLDPDMKRTLSGAESGKGAAYAWEGNGKAGVGRMEITSSVPSSLVALKLDFEKPFRANNSVDFTLTPSGETTTVTWAMRGGRPFIAKLMGLFMNFDTLIGKDFEVGLANLKRAAE, from the coding sequence ATGTTCACCACCATCCTCACTATCCTGATTGTCGCCATTGCCGCCGTGCTCATCTACGCCGCGACACGGCCGAACGATTTCGTCGTCAGCCGCTCGGCCATCATCAAGGCGCCGCCCGAGGCGATCTATCCGCTGATCAACGACTTCACGCGCTGGCCCGAATGGTCGCCTTACGAAAAACTCGACCCGGACATGAAGCGCACGCTGTCCGGCGCCGAAAGCGGCAAGGGCGCGGCCTATGCCTGGGAAGGCAACGGCAAGGCAGGCGTCGGGCGGATGGAGATCACCAGCTCGGTTCCATCCTCGCTGGTGGCGCTGAAGCTCGATTTCGAAAAGCCGTTCCGGGCCAACAACAGCGTCGACTTCACCTTGACGCCGTCCGGCGAGACCACGACCGTCACCTGGGCGATGCGCGGCGGCCGTCCGTTCATCGCCAAGCTGATGGGCCTGTTCATGAATTTCGACACGCTGATCGGCAAGGATTTCGAGGTCGGCCTCGCCAACTTGAAGCGAGCCGCCGAATAA